A section of the Primulina eburnea isolate SZY01 chromosome 1, ASM2296580v1, whole genome shotgun sequence genome encodes:
- the LOC140813469 gene encoding cysteine-rich repeat secretory protein 55-like: MKPSYCHILVTKMNQMYNFLLTILFLYISTAESTDPSAYFCNNNTETNNNTQLSRNIDALLPRLVQGAIQNGFLATSYGSGANQIYGLGQCRADVSSNDCSACIRDAAEQSRKLCPNQADVRIWYDYCFLKYNTVEFFGQVDTSYGVFFWNVVNVNDPNVFNQKLGALVDQIESEAVKLPGSKGLGKGETEISTFETLYALVQCTRDLSAINCAQCLAVAIGNFNTYCKDKKGCRVLYGSCYVRYELYPFFFPLDSQGSLVGNAAKYESFKVYKP, translated from the coding sequence ATGAAGCCTAGCTATTGCCATATTCTCGTCACAAAAATGAACCAAATGTACAATTTTCTTCTTACTATACTCTTCCTCTACATTTCCACGGCAGAATCTACAGACCCTTCAGCTTATTTCTGCAATAATAACACCGAAACAAATAACAACACCCAGTTATCAAGAAACATTGATGCCTTGTTACCTAGATTAGTACAAGGCGCTATACAAAATGGATTCTTGGCAACTTCTTATGGTAGTGGTGCAAACCAAATCTACGGACTGGGGCAATGCAGAGCAGACGTGAGCAGCAACGATTGCTCGGCTTGCATCCGAGACGCCGCAGAACAAAGCCGAAAGCTGTGCCCGAACCAAGCGGACGTAAGGATTTggtatgactattgtttcttgaaATACAACACCGTGGAATTCTTCGGACAAGTCGACACTTCCTACGGTGTCTTCTTTTGGAACGTCGTAAATGTGAATGATCCCAATGTTTTCAACCAGAAACTCGGAGCTTTGGTGGATCAGATTGAGTCAGAAGCTGTGAAGCTGCCTGGCAGCAAAGGACTCGGGAAAGGGGAGACGGAAATATCTACTTTCGAGACCCTGTATGCCTTGGTGCAATGCACGAGAGATTTGTCGGCTATAAATTGCGCTCAGTGCCTTGCTGTAGCGATCGGGAACTTCAACACTTACTGCAAAGACAAGAAAGGGTGCCGGGTTTTGTATGGGAGTTGCTACGTCCGATACGAACTCTATCCCTTCTTCTTTCCTCTCGATTCACAGGGATCCTTGGTTGGTAACGCTGCCAAGTACGAATCTTTTAAGGTGTATAAGCCTTGA
- the LOC140813474 gene encoding cysteine-rich repeat secretory protein 55-like, which translates to MHETCCLVLITKMNQTYNFLLTILFLFISTAESADPLASFCNDNTKTDNNTQLSRNIDALLPRLVQGATQKGFLASSYGHGANQIYGLAQCRADVSSSNCSACIQDAAKQSRTLCPNQTDVRIWYDYCFLKYNTLEFFGQVDTSYGTFYWNVANVTDPNVFNKKLGALADQIESEAVKLPGSKGLGKGETKISPSETVYALVQCTRDLSAINCAQCLAVAIGNFPTYCKDKKGCRVLYGSCYVRYELYPFFFPLDSRGSLVGNAAKYESFKVYNP; encoded by the coding sequence ATGCATGAAACCTGTTGCCTTGTTCTCATCACAAAAATGAATCAAACGTACAATTTTCTTCTTACTATTCTCTTCCTCTTCATTTCCACTGCAGAATCTGCAGACCCTTTAGCTTCTTTCTGCAATGATAACACCAAAACAGATAACAACACCCAGTTATCAAGAAACATTGATGCCTTGTTACCTAGACTAGTACAAGGTGCGACCCAAAAAGGATTCTTGGCGAGTTCTTATGGTCACGGGGCAAATCAAATCTACGGTCTGGCGCAATGCAGAGCCGACGTGAGCAGCTCCAATTGCTCGGCTTGCATCCAGGACGCCGCCAAGCAAAGCCGAACACTGTGTCCTAACCAGACGGACGTAAGGATTTggtatgactattgtttcttgaagTACAACACCCTCGAATTCTTCGGACAAGTCGACACTTCCTACGGGACCTTCTACTGGAATGTCGCAAATGTGACGGATCCCAATGTTTTCAACAAGAAACTTGGAGCTTTGGCGGATCAGATTGAGTCAGAAGCTGTGAAGCTGCCTGGAAGCAAAGGTCTCGGGAAAGGGGAGACGAAAATATCTCCTTCTGAGACAGTGTATGCCTTGGTGCAATGCACGAGAGATTTGTCAGCTATAAATTGCGCTCAGTGCCTTGCTGTAGCGATCGGGAACTTCCCCACTTACTGCAAAGACAAGAAAGGGTGCCGGGTTTTGTATGGGAGTTGCTACGTCCGATACGAGCTCTATCCCTTCTTCTTTCCTCTCGATTCTCGAGGATCCTTGGTTGGTAACGCCGCCAAGTATGAATCTTTTAAGGTGTATAATCCTTGA